One Nostocoides sp. HKS02 genomic window carries:
- a CDS encoding lipopolysaccharide biosynthesis protein → MTRLLGVDAYGVVSIGIVVMQIGMMVSGLGMSSVITRQGLLGRSGQDGARSLMVRAVTITSLLVGSVVLLSPLWNQALATDLRRAVVIALLTAACYVAVEDSQAMLRVLDRPLPFVGLSLISTLGGPLLGLTLVARHATPERYLLGMLGGYAVAALVGLTVTLRSGPHHHEAGDTRTALRMGLPMLPHMVAIFAANGGLLVVAGALFDRAQVARLSVAMLLGMAPGVVTAAMNNSWGPTVYRAAQSERAEVLEHTAVDVAYLAATMASGVSLLSPWLLRLAAGADFQPAQLAPQVGIVAFGTILSVGYLGNVHLVFASGRTFGLSITTPTALAVGLASAAALSQLDVRLLAVGFPVTYAGMFLGAGWLAHRVSGVHWHMRVLVPPMVLGGAMCALGALLPTSGGVSLVRIACVVALGAFALKRVHLVIRR, encoded by the coding sequence GTGACGCGCCTGCTGGGCGTCGATGCCTACGGCGTCGTCTCGATCGGCATCGTCGTCATGCAGATCGGCATGATGGTCAGCGGTTTGGGGATGTCCTCGGTGATCACCCGGCAGGGCCTGCTCGGGCGCAGCGGTCAGGACGGCGCGCGGTCACTGATGGTGCGCGCCGTGACGATCACGAGCCTGCTCGTCGGGTCTGTCGTGCTCCTGTCGCCGCTGTGGAACCAGGCGCTCGCCACGGACCTACGACGGGCGGTGGTCATCGCCCTCCTGACGGCGGCCTGCTACGTCGCGGTCGAGGACTCGCAGGCGATGCTCCGTGTGCTGGACCGGCCCCTGCCCTTCGTCGGTCTCTCGCTGATCTCCACTCTGGGCGGCCCCTTGCTGGGGCTCACACTCGTGGCGCGTCACGCCACGCCGGAGCGCTACCTGCTCGGCATGCTGGGCGGCTACGCCGTGGCCGCCCTGGTCGGCCTCACCGTGACGCTCCGCAGCGGACCACACCACCACGAGGCCGGTGACACCCGCACGGCACTGCGGATGGGTCTGCCGATGCTGCCCCACATGGTGGCGATCTTTGCGGCCAACGGAGGTCTGCTCGTCGTGGCGGGCGCGCTGTTCGACCGCGCCCAGGTCGCGCGGCTGTCAGTGGCGATGTTGCTCGGCATGGCCCCCGGGGTGGTCACGGCGGCGATGAACAACTCCTGGGGGCCGACCGTCTACCGCGCGGCGCAGTCGGAGCGGGCCGAAGTCCTCGAGCACACCGCCGTCGACGTGGCCTACCTCGCGGCGACCATGGCCAGCGGGGTGTCGCTGCTGTCGCCCTGGCTGCTTCGGCTCGCGGCGGGGGCCGACTTCCAGCCCGCCCAGCTCGCGCCCCAGGTGGGGATCGTCGCCTTCGGCACGATCCTGTCCGTGGGATACCTCGGCAACGTGCACCTGGTGTTCGCGAGCGGGCGCACCTTTGGCTTGTCGATCACCACCCCCACCGCATTGGCGGTGGGGCTCGCGAGCGCAGCGGCCCTGTCCCAGCTGGACGTGCGGCTGCTCGCCGTCGGCTTCCCGGTGACGTATGCCGGGATGTTCCTGGGCGCTGGCTGGCTTGCTCATCGGGTGAGCGGCGTGCACTGGCACATGCGAGTGCTCGTGCCGCCCATGGTCCTCGGCGGTGCGATGTGCGCCTTGGGAGCCCTGCTCCCCACCAGTGGCGGGGTCTCCCTGGTGCGCATCGCGTGCGTGGTCGCGTTGGGCGCGTTCGCGCTCAAGCGCGTCCACCTCGTCATTCGCCGCTGA
- the glf gene encoding UDP-galactopyranose mutase, producing the protein MNADLVVVGSGFFGLTVAQRIAQEHDRKVLVIDRRHHIGGNAYSEDEPETGIEVHRYGAHLFHTSNERVWEYVNRFTTFTNYVHRVYTSHQGEVYPMPINLGTINQFFRAAYSPDEARALIAEQAAELEGRTPANFVEKGISLIGRPLYEAFIAHYTAKQWQTSPEELSADIISRLPVRYTYDNRYFNDTHEGLPTDGYTRWLERMADHPNIEVRLETDFFDASQPVNKANVVGNVPVVYTGPVDKYFDYSAGRLGWRTLDFEQEVLPTGDFQGTPVMNYPDEDVPFTRIHEFRHFHPERDYPSDKTVVMREFSRFAEGEDEPYYPVNTAGDRDGLLKYRDLAKAERGVLFGGRLGTYKYLDMHMAIGSALSMVDNKLSPHFDRGEALVSGGVDE; encoded by the coding sequence GTGAACGCGGATCTTGTCGTTGTCGGCTCGGGCTTCTTCGGCCTCACCGTGGCCCAACGCATCGCCCAGGAGCACGACCGCAAGGTGCTCGTCATCGACCGCCGGCACCACATCGGCGGCAACGCCTACAGCGAGGACGAGCCGGAGACCGGCATCGAGGTCCACCGCTACGGCGCGCACCTCTTCCACACCTCGAACGAGCGGGTGTGGGAGTACGTCAACCGCTTCACGACCTTCACCAACTACGTGCACCGGGTCTACACGTCCCATCAGGGCGAGGTCTACCCCATGCCGATCAACCTCGGCACCATCAACCAGTTCTTCCGCGCCGCCTACAGCCCCGACGAGGCCCGCGCGCTGATCGCCGAGCAGGCCGCCGAGCTCGAGGGGCGCACGCCGGCGAACTTCGTCGAGAAGGGCATCTCCCTCATCGGCCGCCCGCTCTACGAGGCCTTCATCGCGCACTACACCGCCAAGCAGTGGCAGACCTCGCCCGAGGAGCTGTCGGCAGACATCATCAGCCGCCTCCCGGTCCGCTACACCTACGACAACCGCTACTTCAACGACACCCACGAGGGGTTGCCGACCGACGGCTACACCCGCTGGCTCGAGCGGATGGCCGACCATCCCAACATCGAGGTGCGGCTCGAGACGGACTTCTTCGACGCCAGCCAGCCGGTCAACAAGGCCAACGTCGTCGGCAACGTCCCGGTCGTTTACACCGGGCCCGTCGACAAGTACTTCGACTACTCCGCTGGCCGGCTGGGGTGGCGCACGCTCGACTTCGAGCAGGAGGTCCTCCCCACCGGCGACTTCCAGGGCACGCCCGTGATGAACTACCCCGACGAGGACGTGCCGTTCACGCGCATCCACGAGTTCCGCCACTTCCACCCCGAGCGCGACTACCCGAGCGACAAGACCGTGGTCATGCGCGAGTTCTCCCGGTTCGCCGAGGGTGAGGACGAGCCGTACTACCCGGTCAACACTGCCGGTGACCGCGACGGGCTGCTCAAGTACCGCGACCTCGCCAAGGCCGAGCGCGGTGTGCTGTTCGGCGGTCGGCTGGGCACGTACAAGTACCTCGACATGCACATGGCGATCGGGTCCGCGCTGTCCATGGTCGACAACAAGCTCAGCCCGCACTTCGACCGCGGCGAGGCCCTGGTCAGCGGTGGAGTGGACGAGTGA
- a CDS encoding glycosyltransferase, with translation MTQASPDVAAPGEPTALPWRTVARVVFPENDIEALPLYLDTTPDLEAAAAIGRVEEARWTRGVPMPGTAVTNSFGTSHYDYVTDRRRVELPAGVRVSFATIFNAFPAAYWRRWSDARMVRLDVEVRGHGTVLVYKSNARGIRHMVEMHDLEPGGAQHLSVDLSLSPFGDGGWYWFDLAASGHEGIELVEASWSVQVPQAHAGQEPGTVSLGITTMNRETFCVGTLRTLADADDLRALVDTVYVIDQGGDTLRHTPGYAEAAADLGPQHKLVVQDNLGGSGGFSRSMIETLSAGRSRYLLILDDDVNVETEGILRSLAFADLARRPLLVGGHMFNMYDRPTMHAYAEAVRPDFTWGPIDRHAPINFALSNLRARPELHRRWDANYNGWWMCLIPTQVIREIGLAIPAFLKWDDAEFCLRAGEAGYPTVTLPGVGVWHVPWTDKDDSIDWQAYLHQHNRLVTALLHGPREKAPRVLLDSAWIDLRHASAMQYYATTLRLQALEDILDGPEHLHARLRSVIPYTRGLKDQFDDARTSADPEAFPQPTGVGRTPLPLRGKRPSNTAMLPWLLTVAVKQVLAPAKAAQTTAPQVYLPKMDANWWRLAMLDSAVVSNADGSGASFYKRDRATWRALMGRSARLHRRLAREWPTLAAQYRAALPEFTSPQTWEATIHGTADSR, from the coding sequence GTGACCCAGGCCTCTCCTGACGTCGCAGCCCCGGGCGAGCCGACGGCACTGCCGTGGCGCACCGTCGCCCGAGTCGTGTTCCCCGAGAACGACATCGAGGCGCTGCCGCTCTACCTTGACACCACCCCCGACCTCGAGGCCGCGGCGGCGATCGGGCGCGTCGAGGAGGCCCGGTGGACCCGAGGGGTGCCCATGCCGGGCACCGCCGTCACCAACAGCTTCGGCACCAGCCACTACGACTACGTCACCGACCGGCGACGCGTCGAGCTGCCGGCAGGCGTCCGGGTGTCGTTCGCCACCATCTTCAACGCCTTCCCCGCGGCCTACTGGCGCCGCTGGAGCGATGCGCGCATGGTCCGCCTCGACGTCGAGGTCCGCGGCCACGGCACGGTGCTCGTCTACAAGTCCAATGCCCGCGGCATACGCCACATGGTCGAGATGCACGACCTCGAGCCGGGCGGCGCACAACACCTGTCGGTGGACCTCTCGCTGTCACCCTTCGGCGACGGCGGCTGGTACTGGTTCGACCTCGCGGCCTCGGGCCACGAGGGGATCGAGCTGGTCGAGGCCTCGTGGTCGGTGCAGGTCCCGCAGGCCCACGCGGGGCAGGAGCCGGGCACCGTTTCGCTCGGGATCACCACGATGAACCGCGAGACCTTCTGCGTCGGGACGCTGCGCACGCTCGCCGACGCTGACGACCTGCGCGCCCTGGTCGACACCGTCTATGTCATCGACCAGGGAGGCGACACGCTGCGGCACACCCCCGGTTACGCCGAGGCGGCCGCCGACCTGGGGCCCCAGCACAAGCTCGTGGTGCAGGACAACCTCGGCGGCTCGGGCGGGTTCAGCCGCAGCATGATCGAGACGCTCAGCGCGGGGCGGTCGCGCTACCTGCTCATCCTCGACGACGACGTCAACGTCGAGACCGAGGGCATCCTGCGCTCGCTGGCCTTCGCCGACCTCGCCCGTCGCCCGCTGCTCGTGGGCGGCCACATGTTCAACATGTACGACCGGCCGACGATGCACGCGTATGCCGAGGCCGTCCGTCCCGACTTCACCTGGGGCCCCATCGACCGCCACGCCCCGATCAACTTCGCGCTGTCCAACCTGCGCGCCCGCCCCGAGCTGCACCGCCGCTGGGACGCCAACTACAACGGCTGGTGGATGTGCCTCATCCCCACCCAGGTCATCCGCGAGATCGGCCTGGCCATCCCGGCCTTCCTCAAGTGGGACGACGCCGAGTTCTGCCTGCGCGCGGGGGAGGCCGGCTACCCGACCGTCACGCTGCCCGGGGTCGGTGTCTGGCACGTTCCGTGGACCGACAAGGACGACTCCATCGACTGGCAGGCCTACCTGCACCAGCACAACCGGCTGGTCACCGCGCTGCTCCACGGGCCGCGCGAGAAGGCGCCTCGGGTGCTGCTCGACAGCGCCTGGATCGACCTGCGGCACGCGAGCGCGATGCAGTACTACGCCACCACCTTGCGACTGCAGGCCCTCGAGGACATCCTCGACGGTCCCGAGCACCTCCACGCGCGGTTGCGCTCGGTCATCCCGTACACCCGGGGCCTGAAGGACCAGTTCGACGACGCGCGCACCAGCGCCGACCCCGAGGCCTTCCCGCAACCCACCGGTGTGGGCCGCACCCCGCTGCCCCTGCGCGGCAAGCGGCCGTCCAACACGGCCATGCTCCCGTGGCTGCTCACCGTCGCGGTCAAGCAGGTCCTCGCCCCGGCGAAGGCCGCGCAGACGACGGCCCCGCAGGTCTACCTGCCCAAGATGGACGCGAACTGGTGGCGGCTCGCGATGCTCGACTCGGCGGTGGTGTCGAACGCCGACGGGTCCGGCGCCAGCTTCTACAAGCGCGACCGCGCCACCTGGCGGGCGCTGATGGGGCGCAGCGCCCGGCTGCACCGGCGCCTCGCGCGCGAGTGGCCGACCCTGGCCGCCCAGTACCGCGCCGCGCTGCCGGAGTTCACCTCGCCCCAGACCTGGGAGGCCACCATCCACGGCACGGCGGACTCGCGATGA
- a CDS encoding ABC transporter ATP-binding protein, translating to MTSSIEIRGVSKRFTLRHTRSLKEMIVWASRGRGLSDTFLALDHVDLTVGQGEAVSLLGFNGSGKSTLLKLVSGVLRPDEGRIGVRGKVAGLIEVGAGFHPDLTGRENIYLNGATLGMSRGQIDRLFDSIVDFSGIERFLDSEVKFYSSGMFFRLAFAVAVHTEPDVFLVDEILAVGDEPFQRKAVAAIQNLRSEGRTLVMVSHDLALVERICDRGLVLHAGRLEVDTDIASAIAHLRASEENQ from the coding sequence ATGACGAGCTCGATCGAGATCCGTGGTGTGTCCAAGCGGTTCACCCTGCGCCACACCCGCTCGCTCAAGGAGATGATCGTCTGGGCGTCGCGGGGTCGCGGCCTCTCCGACACGTTCCTGGCGCTCGACCACGTCGACCTCACAGTCGGCCAGGGCGAGGCCGTGAGCCTCCTGGGGTTCAACGGCTCGGGCAAGTCGACGCTGCTCAAGCTCGTGTCTGGGGTGCTGCGCCCCGACGAGGGGCGGATCGGTGTGCGGGGCAAGGTCGCCGGGCTCATCGAGGTCGGTGCCGGCTTCCACCCCGACCTCACCGGGCGCGAGAACATCTACCTCAACGGCGCGACCCTGGGTATGAGCCGTGGTCAGATCGACCGCCTCTTCGACTCGATCGTCGACTTCAGTGGCATCGAGCGCTTCCTCGACTCCGAGGTGAAGTTCTACTCCTCGGGCATGTTCTTCCGCCTGGCGTTCGCGGTGGCCGTCCACACCGAGCCCGACGTGTTCCTCGTCGACGAGATCCTGGCGGTGGGCGACGAACCCTTCCAGCGCAAGGCTGTCGCCGCCATCCAGAACCTGCGCTCCGAGGGGCGCACCTTGGTCATGGTCAGCCATGACCTGGCCCTGGTCGAGCGGATCTGTGACCGCGGCCTGGTCCTGCACGCCGGCCGGCTCGAGGTCGACACGGACATCGCCTCGGCCATCGCCCACCTTCGAGCTTCGGAAGAGAACCAGTGA
- a CDS encoding DUF6541 family protein, whose product MATLLPPGGKVLGSPFMGVQFSRIYSGHDVVIHHLNNQDKPDVELIGRNFKNFMSDKAVCAAVKREHVIAVVEDYERFWPTDARQERFSGLEDLWGTPGLKFKASSGSSLLFTLADCSKTAS is encoded by the coding sequence ATGGCAACGCTCCTGCCGCCCGGCGGCAAGGTCCTGGGGAGCCCCTTCATGGGGGTGCAGTTCTCCCGCATCTACTCGGGGCACGACGTCGTCATTCACCATCTGAACAACCAGGACAAGCCCGACGTCGAGCTCATCGGCCGGAACTTCAAGAACTTCATGAGCGACAAGGCCGTCTGCGCGGCGGTCAAGCGTGAGCACGTCATCGCCGTGGTCGAGGACTACGAACGCTTCTGGCCCACGGACGCGCGCCAGGAGCGCTTCTCGGGGCTGGAGGACCTGTGGGGCACTCCGGGCCTGAAGTTCAAGGCGTCCTCGGGCTCCTCGCTCCTGTTCACCCTCGCCGACTGCTCCAAGACCGCTTCCTGA
- a CDS encoding FG-GAP-like repeat-containing protein has protein sequence MGWPPRSVDGAGPPDLEDTMLSLHRLRLIQRLAVLGAVLVMPVAVVGQLPGANPHPRPVRTTRSELALAPTAVRTLEAVGATPSTTRSQTPPTPASAVRSGARSGGLSPVATVRDQVAVAGVTWARGELGADDVVQIRVRKDGRWGSWQPMDHEGDHGPDTVGPGAVEKTSSRAGTEPFVVIGEQVQTRVFSARATLPRDLRLTMVDPGTSPADGTVGATPAGSASAAAARPTIYTRAQWGADESMRKAAPQYAQVQMAFIHHTDGSNSYTASQVPAIIRGIYDYHVNGNGWSDIGYNFLVDRFGRIWEGRYGGVDKAVIGAQTLNYNSWSTGVAAMGNFDVAAVPSAVSTAISSLLAWKFTVHGIPALGTVYARDKYFNRISGHRDGFQTACPGRYLYAALPAIRSSVAARMGTLSRTTVNRDVDRAGQAELLSYATPASGTPIAGPVLVRRSAPRDPLRPPTLLGSNWNTVRNATLTPDLTGDGHPDLVAQDPAGDTLRVYRGNGAGGVSGMATVGTRGWNNKVAIVAAGDQNRDGRNDLLGVGTDGVLAFYPGAGNGTFGRGVLVGSGWAAYRSITGAGDLNGDGIPDLLAVRKSDGALVMAAGRGNGAIATPVVLSGGWGGLSTVLGAGDLDGDGHLDIIGRDSTGALRAYYGDDANHPARWNRWGSGWGGLAQLTSGVDFTGDGRPDLLGVVPTQNNGTMRVYAAAGVGRDFTSTTTMPGTAGADLVRLVGDINGDGWVDAVMRVGDTLQVLPGTAGGGFGPARVVSGAGWATMVKIEPGADQDSDGVPDLLVTNRAGLILRYGFRRDFTLKPVEELEQGWSTIRSMTGVGAFNGDANGDVVVLAQDGTLALWRGSGPAPLLDSVVLRTGQTDLTQIVGVGDYNGDGAADIVAESSDGRLWLYAGRGDGGLWPGRQPMAGAPGGGLSIG, from the coding sequence GTGGGCTGGCCACCCCGGTCCGTTGACGGCGCGGGCCCGCCCGACCTGGAGGACACCATGCTCTCGCTGCACCGCCTGCGCCTGATCCAGCGACTGGCCGTCCTGGGTGCGGTCCTCGTCATGCCGGTGGCGGTCGTCGGCCAGCTGCCGGGAGCGAACCCCCACCCCCGTCCCGTCCGGACCACTCGGTCAGAGCTCGCGCTCGCCCCGACTGCGGTGCGGACCCTCGAGGCGGTTGGTGCGACGCCATCGACGACCAGGTCCCAGACACCCCCGACGCCGGCATCGGCTGTCCGGTCCGGGGCGAGATCCGGTGGGCTCAGTCCGGTCGCGACGGTCCGCGACCAGGTCGCCGTGGCGGGGGTGACCTGGGCGCGCGGTGAGCTGGGGGCCGACGACGTGGTCCAGATCAGGGTGCGCAAGGACGGACGGTGGGGGAGCTGGCAGCCCATGGACCATGAGGGCGACCACGGCCCCGACACGGTGGGCCCCGGCGCGGTCGAGAAGACATCCTCCCGCGCTGGCACAGAGCCTTTCGTCGTGATCGGCGAGCAGGTGCAGACCCGGGTGTTCAGCGCGCGGGCAACCCTGCCGCGAGACCTGCGCCTCACGATGGTGGACCCCGGCACCTCGCCGGCCGACGGCACCGTCGGCGCCACGCCTGCGGGGAGCGCGAGCGCCGCGGCAGCGCGTCCGACGATCTACACGCGCGCCCAATGGGGGGCAGACGAGTCCATGCGCAAGGCCGCCCCGCAGTACGCCCAGGTGCAGATGGCCTTCATCCACCACACCGACGGCTCGAACTCGTACACCGCGAGCCAGGTGCCGGCCATCATCCGCGGCATCTACGACTACCACGTGAACGGCAACGGGTGGTCCGACATCGGCTACAACTTCCTCGTCGACCGGTTCGGTCGGATCTGGGAGGGACGGTACGGCGGGGTCGACAAGGCGGTCATCGGCGCACAGACGCTGAACTACAACTCGTGGTCCACCGGAGTGGCCGCGATGGGCAACTTCGATGTCGCCGCGGTGCCCAGTGCCGTCAGCACCGCCATCAGCTCGCTGCTCGCCTGGAAGTTCACGGTCCACGGCATCCCGGCCCTCGGCACCGTCTACGCGCGGGACAAGTATTTCAACCGCATCTCGGGTCACCGCGACGGCTTCCAGACCGCGTGTCCGGGTCGGTACCTGTATGCCGCGCTGCCGGCGATCCGCAGCAGCGTCGCGGCCCGCATGGGCACCCTCAGCCGCACCACGGTGAACCGCGACGTGGACCGAGCCGGGCAGGCCGAGCTGCTCTCCTATGCGACCCCGGCGAGCGGCACTCCCATCGCCGGCCCAGTCCTGGTCCGGCGGTCGGCGCCACGCGACCCGCTGCGCCCGCCAACCCTGCTCGGGAGCAACTGGAACACGGTTCGCAACGCGACACTGACGCCTGACCTCACTGGCGACGGCCATCCCGACCTCGTGGCCCAGGACCCAGCGGGCGACACCCTGCGCGTCTACCGCGGCAACGGCGCGGGCGGGGTGTCCGGCATGGCCACCGTCGGCACGCGTGGCTGGAACAACAAGGTGGCCATCGTCGCCGCGGGGGACCAGAACCGCGACGGCCGCAACGACCTCCTCGGTGTCGGCACCGACGGTGTGCTGGCCTTCTACCCGGGCGCGGGGAACGGCACGTTCGGCCGAGGGGTCCTCGTGGGCTCGGGCTGGGCGGCATACCGCTCGATCACGGGAGCGGGCGACCTCAACGGTGACGGTATCCCGGACCTGCTCGCCGTCCGCAAGAGCGACGGCGCGCTGGTCATGGCCGCCGGGCGGGGCAATGGCGCCATCGCGACCCCGGTCGTGCTGTCTGGTGGCTGGGGTGGCCTGAGCACGGTTCTCGGCGCGGGCGACCTCGACGGCGACGGCCACCTCGACATCATCGGCCGCGACTCCACCGGCGCTCTGCGCGCCTACTACGGCGACGACGCGAACCACCCGGCCCGCTGGAACCGGTGGGGCTCCGGATGGGGTGGACTCGCCCAGCTGACAAGTGGGGTCGACTTCACCGGCGACGGGCGACCCGACCTGCTCGGGGTGGTGCCCACCCAGAACAACGGCACCATGCGCGTGTATGCCGCGGCTGGCGTCGGCCGTGACTTCACCTCGACCACGACCATGCCCGGGACGGCGGGGGCGGACCTGGTGCGGCTCGTCGGCGACATCAACGGTGACGGCTGGGTCGACGCGGTCATGCGGGTCGGGGACACCCTTCAGGTGCTGCCCGGCACGGCCGGCGGAGGCTTCGGGCCCGCGCGGGTCGTCAGCGGCGCGGGCTGGGCCACGATGGTCAAGATCGAGCCGGGAGCCGACCAGGACTCCGACGGGGTGCCTGACCTGCTGGTCACCAATCGGGCTGGGCTGATCCTGCGCTACGGGTTCCGGCGCGACTTCACCCTCAAGCCCGTCGAGGAGCTCGAGCAGGGCTGGAGCACCATCCGCAGCATGACGGGCGTGGGCGCGTTCAACGGGGACGCCAACGGCGATGTCGTGGTTCTCGCCCAGGACGGCACCCTCGCGCTCTGGCGTGGGTCCGGCCCCGCGCCGCTGCTCGACTCCGTCGTGCTGCGCACCGGCCAGACCGACCTCACCCAGATCGTCGGGGTCGGCGACTACAACGGCGACGGCGCTGCGGACATCGTCGCCGAGTCCTCCGACGGCAGGCTGTGGTTGTATGCCGGTCGCGGAGATGGTGGGCTGTGGCCCGGCCGCCAGCCCATGGCAGGCGCACCGGGCGGAGGGCTGAGCATTGGCTGA
- a CDS encoding SpoIID/LytB domain-containing protein: MPRTPAVRRLAVLAVTGLAAALLPAAAASAESLPVPLVPSTQLLGHGYGHGHGMSQWGAYGAAVKGLTHQQIMAFYYPGTALVSTPASPIRVQLTGVMAGEVRVRYVAGLQLTANGTTTRLGGGTSAQPVDRWRLILDAGGTTQTLQWRIGTTWTSSGSLTHLAGPVTFANPTTGTVQLGRSDGLMRAYPGTLSSTPVNGSQVAVDNTVLETYLRGVVPNEMPASWLPAALRSQAIAARTYAAYEKQHPSSSVYDVCDWAACQVYDGFADYDSAGNLVASNTQPSSDAAIAATAGVMVSYNHAAAFTQFSASNGGWMTAGSVPYLVTKADPYDGVVANSGHTWTVSSSTFRSTLQSAYPSIGTLRTMIVNRDGNGDLGGRITTVTLVGSSGTVSGVTGEQLRSLFGLKSQWFTITNADFLRKDTTGDGRPDVFGLGRDGALWRFSATATAVTAPSSISAGWSVMSLIATGGDLRNVGTTDMLARDSRDGKVYCYPVPATGQMSSRTAVTAISASVDRLTGVGDATGDGINDVIGIDRTTGNLMLYPGTGSCALGAGRNLGGRWGGMDRIVGASDTNLDGRADFWVREASTGWLYTYRFNGSGALIAPAIPVSGGWNGYPDLVGVGDVNGGGGADLLARDTSGHLWLYPGKGDGTFGTRNAVTGDTSGMLALR; encoded by the coding sequence ATGCCCCGAACCCCAGCTGTGCGTCGACTTGCCGTGCTCGCGGTCACCGGCCTTGCGGCCGCCCTCCTGCCGGCAGCCGCGGCGTCGGCAGAGTCACTGCCGGTGCCCCTCGTGCCGAGCACCCAGCTGCTCGGGCACGGGTACGGCCACGGCCACGGCATGTCCCAGTGGGGCGCCTACGGCGCAGCGGTCAAGGGGCTGACCCACCAGCAGATCATGGCGTTCTACTACCCGGGCACTGCACTCGTGTCGACTCCGGCCAGCCCGATCCGGGTCCAGCTCACCGGCGTCATGGCCGGCGAGGTGCGCGTCCGCTACGTGGCCGGACTGCAGCTGACGGCGAACGGCACGACGACGCGCTTGGGCGGTGGCACCTCGGCCCAGCCGGTCGACCGGTGGCGCCTCATCCTTGACGCCGGGGGGACCACCCAGACCCTGCAGTGGCGGATCGGCACCACGTGGACCTCGAGCGGCAGCCTGACCCACCTGGCTGGCCCGGTCACCTTTGCGAACCCGACCACGGGGACGGTGCAGCTCGGTCGCAGCGACGGGCTCATGCGCGCCTACCCCGGCACGCTGTCGAGCACTCCCGTCAACGGCAGTCAGGTCGCGGTCGACAACACGGTGCTCGAGACCTACCTGCGCGGCGTCGTCCCCAACGAGATGCCCGCCTCGTGGCTCCCGGCTGCCCTGCGCAGCCAGGCCATCGCCGCCCGCACCTACGCGGCATACGAAAAGCAGCACCCCAGCTCCTCGGTGTACGACGTCTGCGACTGGGCTGCGTGCCAGGTCTACGACGGCTTCGCCGACTACGACTCGGCCGGCAACCTCGTCGCGAGCAACACCCAGCCCAGCTCCGATGCGGCCATCGCCGCGACGGCCGGGGTGATGGTGAGCTACAACCACGCCGCGGCGTTCACGCAGTTCTCCGCGAGCAACGGGGGCTGGATGACTGCCGGCTCGGTGCCGTACCTCGTCACCAAGGCCGACCCGTACGACGGCGTGGTCGCCAACTCGGGCCACACGTGGACGGTGTCCAGCTCGACGTTCCGCAGCACCCTCCAGAGTGCCTATCCGTCGATCGGGACGTTGCGCACCATGATCGTCAACCGCGACGGCAACGGCGACCTCGGCGGTCGCATCACCACCGTCACGTTGGTCGGCTCGAGCGGCACCGTCAGCGGTGTGACCGGTGAGCAGCTGCGGTCGCTGTTCGGCCTGAAGTCCCAGTGGTTCACCATCACCAACGCCGACTTCCTGCGCAAGGACACCACGGGCGACGGACGACCGGACGTCTTCGGACTCGGCCGCGACGGCGCACTCTGGCGCTTCTCGGCCACTGCGACGGCCGTGACCGCGCCCAGCAGCATCAGCGCAGGGTGGAGCGTCATGAGCCTGATCGCCACGGGTGGCGACCTGCGTAACGTCGGCACGACCGACATGCTCGCCCGCGATAGTCGTGACGGAAAGGTCTACTGCTACCCGGTGCCGGCGACCGGCCAGATGTCGTCGCGCACCGCGGTGACCGCCATCTCCGCCTCCGTCGACCGGCTGACCGGTGTCGGCGACGCCACGGGTGACGGCATCAACGACGTCATCGGCATCGACCGCACCACCGGGAACCTCATGCTCTACCCCGGTACCGGGTCGTGCGCGCTCGGGGCCGGGCGCAACCTGGGCGGTCGTTGGGGCGGGATGGACCGGATCGTGGGCGCGTCCGACACGAACCTCGACGGCCGCGCCGACTTCTGGGTCCGCGAGGCGTCGACCGGATGGCTCTACACCTACCGGTTCAACGGTTCCGGCGCGCTCATCGCGCCGGCCATCCCGGTCAGTGGCGGCTGGAACGGCTACCCCGACCTGGTGGGCGTGGGTGACGTGAACGGCGGCGGTGGAGCAGACCTCCTGGCGCGGGACACCAGTGGCCACCTGTGGCTGTACCCCGGGAAGGGCGACGGCACCTTCGGGACGCGCAACGCCGTGACCGGCGACACGTCCGGGATGCTCGCGCTGCGCTGA